GTGTGAGGTCATACAGAACACACCAATCAGGATTCATCAGACCAAGCCTCAGTGATTGATTACCGAGtgtttatattttcataaatcGACGATAATTCACAGCCACGTTATGGTCgtaaataatttgaaatcttcaacAAACGCTCAAAAATTAGGGTTGCACTGAGGGGCCAAAATGGCGGTTCTCAGAAGCACAACAAGCGTGATTCTCAGGGGAATCTTTCATCATCCTCTGATTTCCATATCACGATTCAGTGGGGTCAGTGGGACCCTCGGAAACACGCGGCGCGGAATCAGCTTGGGTCGTATCCGATGCGCCGCGTCGGAGTCCGGCGACGGAAGGAAGGTGTCGTCTCGGCTCTCGCAGGTTCAGCAGCTCTTGCAAGAAGCCGAGGAGCGCGCTCTTTCGGCTGACAATCAGCCCGCCCCTAAAATCACGCTCGGTACGAGGAGAAACTATGTGTATTGTCCACactctctgtttggttgctaagaaaagaaattttggaaaatgaatgaatacaaagaagaaaaaaggacgGGTTTTGATTTGTATGTTGGTCTTGCACTAAcccattagcttaagttttttgggTTGAGTAAAAGACTGAAAGAGTAATCTCCCAACACTTTAGTATTTGGATATTAGTCTCGAGGTTTCGTGAAGATGTTTGATTCTGGGAAAATAggagtaaaagaaaaagaaaaagaagaagaaaggagttCTCgggttttttagtttttgttcgGAATAGATGAATGGTTCTACTGGAGTTTTTATATGGTTGGTTGATGCTTTCTCTGACTCGTGAAGAACAtgtttggtttgtttgattAATTGGTTTGAGTTGAGCGGTTATAATGTATGCCAATTTGACGACCAAAGACTCTGGTGACCTTATTAAACCATGCTCTGGttgttttctagtttttgtatttttcaaacTCCCTTTTATCTTAAAGATTTCTCGTGGAGTGTATTTTGGGTGTATATAAATTATTGAGTTTTGCACTGTATTAGAATCCTTTTGCTACTGCCCTTAACACAAAGGTTGATATCTTATTTATGGTGGTGGCgtagagcattttttttttttcatataaaaaatgtaGTTTAATGCGAAAGGTCACTATATAGGACTTAAGTGAATTTTTTGGATATATTCTTGGTGGACATGTGCAGTAGATGATTCTTAGTGATTTGTCTTGCATAGAAACCTTAATTGACTGGCTATTTTCAGCCAAAATTTAGTCAGATTTAGAGACGATCATGAAGTCAGGGTGACTCTCCTATCTTCTCAGCTATTATATTGGCTTGATGATGGTTATAGGATTGTCTTTCTTCTTATATGACTTTGTTCTCtactttgaaagaaaaaaaatgaaaagagcagggtttgttttcttgtatttttgaaattctaaaCTGTAGTAAGCCATATGATTGTATCCATTTGTTAGTTCTGTAATTGTTTGTAACTATTCCTGAAAGTTAATTTATTTGAGCTTTTGTACTTAAGATACTGTCATCATGGCAGTGAACATTGTATCATGTTTCGTTTGGTGACCTTTCGATTTGGAACCGAATGTCAATAATATATCCTcctatatattctttctttacaTCAAATATCTTATATCTGtcataaaaattttcattcagaCCGTGTAACTGTTAATTTTGCAAGAAGTGGTGGACCTGGAGGTCAAAATGTCAACAAAGGTTAGTTCACTTCTTCATATGCTCTAGATCAGCAtttagtttctattttattatatcttCATTATTCTTGTGActacttttcattttatatcATCCAATAACGGATGCTGCTACTTATTGCTATTGCTTGTTGAAACTGATCGTACAGTGAACACCAAGGTGGACATGCGCTTCAATGTTAAAGATGCATATTGGCTAAGTGACAGAATAAGGGAGAAGATTATGCAGATGGTGTGTTACTGTTATTTCTTATTAcgtgcttttttcttttcttaaaaagaacatataataataatattttcattgaAAAACGAAAGAAATAATTCACAAGATGGTTGTGATACATCATCTCAAGAAATGATGTACTTATTATGTGTTTGTTAGATAATGGTAATACAATGTTAATTATAGATAATACCATTTTCATGGGAAGGGGGGCACCTTTTCTAGCTGTACTATTAATTGCAAAATACCATTTAATACCATTTTCTAGTGAGATAGTCATTACCATTTAAATGAATGGCTTGATGGTCCTTGGTATCCGTCATTTCTCAATGTTTCCCATTAACTTAAGACTCTCTCTCAATGTCGTCTCTTACTCAATTTTTTTGCCTCCTCCTTGTGATTGCTACTACAGTTTTATTGTCTTGTCT
This genomic interval from Corylus avellana chromosome ca3, CavTom2PMs-1.0 contains the following:
- the LOC132176296 gene encoding uncharacterized protein LOC132176296 yields the protein MAVLRSTTSVILRGIFHHPLISISRFSGVSGTLGNTRRGISLGRIRCAASESGDGRKVSSRLSQVQQLLQEAEERALSADNQPAPKITLDRVTVNFARSGGPGGQNVNKVNTKVDMRFNVKDAYWLSDRIREKIMQMEKNRINKDGELVISSTKTRTQKGNIEDALEKLQAIIDAASYVPPPPSEAQKKKIAKMAAIGEQKRLKSKKVLSEKKAFRRSRNSWD